One window of the Sciurus carolinensis chromosome 8, mSciCar1.2, whole genome shotgun sequence genome contains the following:
- the Tspan33 gene encoding tetraspanin-33 isoform X2 translates to MARRPGAPAAYGEEFSFVSPLVKYLLFFFNMLFWVISMVMVAVGVYARLMKHAAALACLEVDPAILLIVVGVLMFLLTFCGCIGSLRENICLLQTFSFCLTIVFLLQLAAGVLGFVFSDKARGKVSEIINNAIVHYRDDLDLQNLIDFGQKKFSCCGGISYKDWSQNMYFNCSEDNPSRERCSVPYSCCLPTPNQAVINTMCGQGMQDLDYLEASKVIYTNGCIDKLVNWIHSNLFLLGGVALGLAIPQLVGILLSQILVNQIKDQIKLQLYNQQHRADPWY, encoded by the exons ATGGCGCGGAGACCCGGGGCGCCGGCCGCCTACGGGGAGGAGTTCTCCTTCGTCAGCCCGCTGGTGAAATACCTGCTCTTCTTCTTCAACATGCTCTTCTGG GTGATTTCCATGGTGATGGTGGCTGTGGGCGTCTATGCCCGGCTGATGAAGCACGCAG CAGCCTTGGCTTGCCTGGAGGTAGACCCTGCCATCCTGCTGATTGTGGTGGGTGTCCTCATGTTCCTGCTCACTTTCTGTGGCTGTATTGGATCCCTCCGGGAAAATATCTGCCTCCTGCAGACG TTCTCCTTCTGCCTCACCATTGTGTTCCTGCTACAGCTCGCTGCTGGGGTCCTGGGCTTCGTCTTCTCAGACAAG GCTCGGGGGAAAGTGAGTGAGATCATCAACAATGCCATTGTGCACTACCGAGATGATTTGGATCTACAGAACCTCATTGATTTTGGTCAGAAGAAG TTCAGCTGCTGTGGAGGTATTTCCTACAAGGATTGGTCCCAGAATATGTATTTCAACTGCTCAGAAGACAACCCTAGCCGTGAGCGATGTTCTGTGCCTTACTCCTGTTGTTTGCCTACCCCCAACCAG GCAGTGATCAACACTATGTGTGGCCAAGGTATGCAGGATCTTGACTACTTGGAAGCTAGTAAAGTCATCTACACCAATGGCTGTATTGACAAGTTGGTCAACTGGATACACAGCAACCTATTCTTACTTGGTGGTGTGGCATTGGGCCTAGCCATCCCCCAG CTGGTGGGAATCCTGCTGTCCCAGATTCTCGTGAATCAGATCAAAGATCAGATCAAGCTACAGCTCTACAACCAGCAGCATCGGGCAGACCCATGGTACTGA
- the Tspan33 gene encoding tetraspanin-33 isoform X1: MARRPGAPAAYGEEFSFVSPLVKYLLFFFNMLFWVISMVMVAVGVYARLMKHAEAALACLEVDPAILLIVVGVLMFLLTFCGCIGSLRENICLLQTFSFCLTIVFLLQLAAGVLGFVFSDKARGKVSEIINNAIVHYRDDLDLQNLIDFGQKKFSCCGGISYKDWSQNMYFNCSEDNPSRERCSVPYSCCLPTPNQAVINTMCGQGMQDLDYLEASKVIYTNGCIDKLVNWIHSNLFLLGGVALGLAIPQLVGILLSQILVNQIKDQIKLQLYNQQHRADPWY; this comes from the exons ATGGCGCGGAGACCCGGGGCGCCGGCCGCCTACGGGGAGGAGTTCTCCTTCGTCAGCCCGCTGGTGAAATACCTGCTCTTCTTCTTCAACATGCTCTTCTGG GTGATTTCCATGGTGATGGTGGCTGTGGGCGTCTATGCCCGGCTGATGAAGCACGCAG AAGCAGCCTTGGCTTGCCTGGAGGTAGACCCTGCCATCCTGCTGATTGTGGTGGGTGTCCTCATGTTCCTGCTCACTTTCTGTGGCTGTATTGGATCCCTCCGGGAAAATATCTGCCTCCTGCAGACG TTCTCCTTCTGCCTCACCATTGTGTTCCTGCTACAGCTCGCTGCTGGGGTCCTGGGCTTCGTCTTCTCAGACAAG GCTCGGGGGAAAGTGAGTGAGATCATCAACAATGCCATTGTGCACTACCGAGATGATTTGGATCTACAGAACCTCATTGATTTTGGTCAGAAGAAG TTCAGCTGCTGTGGAGGTATTTCCTACAAGGATTGGTCCCAGAATATGTATTTCAACTGCTCAGAAGACAACCCTAGCCGTGAGCGATGTTCTGTGCCTTACTCCTGTTGTTTGCCTACCCCCAACCAG GCAGTGATCAACACTATGTGTGGCCAAGGTATGCAGGATCTTGACTACTTGGAAGCTAGTAAAGTCATCTACACCAATGGCTGTATTGACAAGTTGGTCAACTGGATACACAGCAACCTATTCTTACTTGGTGGTGTGGCATTGGGCCTAGCCATCCCCCAG CTGGTGGGAATCCTGCTGTCCCAGATTCTCGTGAATCAGATCAAAGATCAGATCAAGCTACAGCTCTACAACCAGCAGCATCGGGCAGACCCATGGTACTGA